Proteins encoded within one genomic window of Aquarana catesbeiana isolate 2022-GZ linkage group LG03, ASM4218655v1, whole genome shotgun sequence:
- the IRF1 gene encoding interferon regulatory factor 1, which produces MPTTRLRMRPWLEKQIESRTIPGLSWLNKEEMIFQIPWKHAARHGWDMDKDASLFRSWAIHTGRYKQGEKEPDPKTWKANFRCAMNSLPDIKEVKDRSIYKGSSAVRVYKMLPASIKTEKKERKSKSQNDSKSRPRKKVDSTSADEVEEAVKHCQLPEDHSDYTVADYSIQEATGSSDIGVNQSEVTSSMSPWDDQMEMQLPDSTNDNYHFQVSPMPSSSEGDDEDILSDQELLAFLDTDWQQVNEGGRGYFTNEPGTGSTFVNNTGSMFDGLNIGEIQVRVTTDMKPLDFSWQELTAITCL; this is translated from the exons ATGCCTACCACACGTTTAAGGATGAGACCTTGGCTTGAGAAACAGATTGAATCTAGAACAATTCCAGGTCTTTCATGGCTTAACAAG GAGGAGATGATCTTCCAGATCCCATGGAAGCATGCTGCACGGCATGGTTGGGACATGGACAAAGATGCTTCTCTTTTCCGCAGCTGGGCTATTCACACAG GAAGGTATAAACAGGGTGAGAAGGAACCTGACCCAAAGACCTGGAAAGCTAACTTCCGCTGCGCTATGAATTCTCTTCCTGATATTAAAGAAGTGAAGGACAGAAGCATCTACAAAGGATCTAGTGCTGTTCGAGTCTACAAAATGCTGCCAGCTTCAATTAAGACAGAGAAAAAAG AACGCAAGTCTAAGTCCCAGAACGATTCTAAGAGCAGACCCCGAAAGAAG GTTGACAGCACATCAGCAGATGAGGTGGAAGAAGCAGTGAAACACTGTCAGCTACCGGAGGATCACAGTGATTACACAGTCGCAGATTACTCAATACAGGAAGCTACTGGCAGTTCAGATATAG GTGTGAATCAGTCTGAAGTCACCAGCAGCATGTCACCATGGGATGAtcaaatggaaatgcaattacctGACAGCACAAATGACAATTACCACTTCCAGGTGTCACCCATGCCATCAAGCTCAGAAG GTGACGATGAAGACATATTATCTGACCAGGAGCTTTTAGCT TTTCTGGACACAGACTGGCAACAAGTAAATGAGGGTGGCAGAGGATACTTCACCAATGAACCAGGAACAGGAAGCACTTTCGTAAACAATACAGGCTCTATGTTCGATGGCTTAAATATag GAGAGATACAAGTCCGAGTCACTACAGACATGAAACCACTTGACTTCTCATGGCAAGAATTAACAGCCATCACCTGTTTATGA